The Streptomyces sp. NBC_00162 genome includes the window CCTCTACATCGAGCAGCTGACCCAGGGCGTACTCGCGCCGCCCCGGCTCGCGGTCGTCTCGAACAATGCCCAGACCGTCCCGTACGGCGCGCTCGGCGCCGACAACAATCTGCTGCCCGGCATGGACGGCCCCCGCAACCGCACCACCGGCGTCCAGATCCTCAACGGCCTCCTCATCGACTACCTCAAGCCCCTGGACGGAGTTCGCGACGTCGCCCTGTGCGGCAACGGCTTCACCGCGCCGCGCAGCCCTCACGGCCCCTTCCTCTACGCCGATCACCAGGCGCTGGCCGCCACCGCAAACGAGCTTCAGCACCTCTTCCGCGTACACGGCCCCCGTCCCGGTGACCGCCTGACCGTCCCGGCCGACGACGGTCCGCTCACCACCTCCCGCGTCCCTTGGGTTACCCCCGACCCCGTGGCGGAGCAGAGCGCCCTCGCCGCGCTCGCGTCCTTCCTCGACTCCCCGCAGCGCGTCGAGCCGACCCCGGTCACCCCGGCCCTGGACAAGGAGGAATGGGAGAGCGCCGACACCCTGGTGGCCGAGGAGCTGCCCCGCCTGGCCCGCGAGCTGATCGCCACCCGCACCGGCGCCCTCGCCAGCAGCATCCACGACTACCTCCACGGCCCCCTCGGTCCCCACCGCGCCGTACTCCGCCTCCTCGACCCGCCCGGCCGCCCCGGCGACATCGACACCTACGCGTGGAACATCACCGGACCCACATGGGACAAGGTGGAGACGACCAGCCGCGAGGAAGCCATGGCCGCCTACCCCTTCGGCATCGAGATCTACTTCCAGGACCTGGCCGCCATCTTCCTCGGCCGCGCCCAGATCTGGGACGTCGTCGGCGGCTCGTACCAGGGCTGGCACATCGGCGAGAACCTCGACTCCCCGGTCTACGCCCTCTTCGCGATCTACGGCGAGCACCAGCGGCCCGACCTCGCCGCCCGCTGCTACGCCCACAGCCTCGCCGCGCTCGGAGTCCACCAGGAGAACTCGGCATGACCACCGCCCCCGCCGGGCCGCTGGACGGCGCCGCCCGCACACGACCCGACGGGTGGCTGGCCACCCCTCTCACCACCGACCGGGCCACTGCCGAGCGCGAGGCCCACGCCATCCTCGACCGGCACCACACAGGCGAGCCGGGCCC containing:
- a CDS encoding MBL fold metallo-hydrolase, which produces MAAAPVGLELTFLGHQTWHITDGLSSVLLDPILAPAFGAGSLEFAIWPPRTVDTQGMPTPNAVILSHEHLDHFHLPSLDLLARTVPIYTGTTTPAAVTDAIEALGFTIHRLDHTQPLNVGDIEITLYPASARTLFWEKRVSQPLVRLSGTTGNDVFIGVDADVSDLYIEQLTQGVLAPPRLAVVSNNAQTVPYGALGADNNLLPGMDGPRNRTTGVQILNGLLIDYLKPLDGVRDVALCGNGFTAPRSPHGPFLYADHQALAATANELQHLFRVHGPRPGDRLTVPADDGPLTTSRVPWVTPDPVAEQSALAALASFLDSPQRVEPTPVTPALDKEEWESADTLVAEELPRLARELIATRTGALASSIHDYLHGPLGPHRAVLRLLDPPGRPGDIDTYAWNITGPTWDKVETTSREEAMAAYPFGIEIYFQDLAAIFLGRAQIWDVVGGSYQGWHIGENLDSPVYALFAIYGEHQRPDLAARCYAHSLAALGVHQENSA